In the genome of Mangifera indica cultivar Alphonso chromosome 9, CATAS_Mindica_2.1, whole genome shotgun sequence, the window CTATTTAATATTTGGAGAGATGACCATCTAACCTAATTAACTActccaaattcaaaattaattatgaaattgaataTACCAAACTTTATGTCAAGAATAATAACTTTCGTCACATATAAACCAGATTTATGAACCAATAAATCATCCAAATATGCAAAGTAACTCCAAGTTACATGTGCAATTCACAAACAAAGAtaatttatgcatttttcaCAAGCATCATTTCCACCTAAATACTTGTCAAATGGAAAGAATTCACTTTACTGTACACCATAtctctcattaattttttctgttataaaCAAGAGATTCATTAAAGAAAATGCAGCAGATGATGCTAACAACTTAGAATGCAAAACACAGCTAAtgcatcaaaatcaaattatcatgtTCCTGAACATCAATTATGTCAACAATATGATCAGGTCAATGATGAGATTGTAGGCCTGGGTAAAACATTTGGGGCACATAATGGGCACTGACAACCTCAGCTAAAAACTAAACTGAACTTcattaaataaagatttgacaTGATTACCTGCACATCTCCAGCTGCAAATACACCTTCAACAGATGTTTTTGCTGTACCCTCCTCAACAACTACATAACCAGCACTATCCAGTTCAACTTGTCCTTCCAACAGCTGGCTATTTGGTGAATGACCAATACCATAAAATAAGCCTTTTGCCTCAAGCACAGATTCTTCACCAGTATCAACTTTTCTGAGTAAAATGCCAGACATTTGGCCTTTCATATTGCTAACAACGTCAACAGTCTCAGTATTGAAGTGCACGGTGATATTTGGATTATTGAACACTCTGAAACATTCGCGATAATCAACCTGTTAAACAAACATTCAGGGAGTTGAAACTCAAAATACAAATTGTTCATTAGTATATAATTCATCGCTATCAAGGCTGCCACTGAgaaacaaagaagagaaaataaacaCCGTGTAACAaatgcaaaaattaaataaatatataacagtagtaataaattaaaagatggAAAAATACATGAGGACTATCATGTTTTGGTTCTTTTccttataatttaaactttCCTGGTCCAACTGCTGTAAGTATTTCTAACAGAGCAATCTTGTGGCAAATAAAGTTTCTAATCTCTGATTTCATGATGATTATAGTCAAGAAAAATAAGGACCGTTCTAGCATGATACGGACAATTCAAGGGAGATGTTGCACATCAATAGCAGAGGGGCAACAAAAGATTATTGCATGATCTCTGATAACCTTTTGTACCAAAAACAACTGTTTTCACCTTCTATTGAAAAGGGGTCATAGTCAAGAATAGTATCAACTTAAACAAACTTGAGCTCTTTCATCTAAAGACCTAAAGACTATTGAGTATTTACAGGTAGACTAACCACAAGTTTTTTTACAATTAAGGAAGCTAATCTTTGTGAACaaatattatagaattttttttactttcataATACATATGCTCACAGAAATATCTCAGTGTCTGTTATGTTATGCACATAACAAGAAGATATCTTGGTAATGATACAATAAAACAACAGAAACACAGAATGGGGaccagaaaaaacaaaattttgattcagacaagaatatacataattttccATAGAAAATTCAGCATCAggagaaaacaaataaatgcatACAGGTGATATCATATAATCAAAGGGAATATATGACTAATAAGAATCaagaaattttagatttatatcATATAGAGAACAGCAATGTTAATATAGTTTTACAGACAGATAAGTACTTTACAACAACAAATCTACAATCTTAAGGTAAAAAATGAGCTTTCacaactttaaaagaaaaatatgaaaagaaagtGGAAGAAAGAAATCAGTTCAAAACAACTAACCTATCCTGCATTGCTTTTGATGCCCTTAGTTGATCCTTACGTACAAGTAAATGAACATGACGAGCATACTTCGTCAAATATATAGCTTCCTCTGTAGCTGTATCTCCTCCTCCAACCACACCAAGAACTTGCCCCTTGAACAGTGGAGATGCTCCATCACATATCGCACATGCACTGATCCCTCTACTCCAAAATTCATCCTCACGAGGCAATCTGAGCCTTTTTGCGGTGGCTCCAGTAGCATAAACAATGCTGTGGCACTGAACCTGAATgtaaataaaggccaaaaaactattCATAACACCATATGAAGCAATTAAGACTTTTCTAAGACCAATTAACTACTGATTCAGACCATCAACATCACAAAAGATCCTAGTAGCAAGATTATCTGAGATTCAAAACAGGGAAAAAGCAAACCCTTTTTTGTCTTTCTCATCAAATCTTAAAATCTAATCATCTGaataattaaagatataatgctCGTTGAGTTTTACTTGCAAAATATgcgagaaaataaataatactaatgaCACTTGTGCGTCAGACGACGATGCTGGTGCCACACATCATTGAAAGGACCTACCCATGCATTTTACACATGGAAGTGCAATGAATAATGGAGTGTCACAAAGGTCACTAGCATGACcctaaaataaaaacagaagtCCATAATTCAGTAACACATATCATAAGCAAGAAAGTAATGCTCAGTGAAGATTTTGCATCAAAGAAATAGTAGGTAGCTTGAGGTCTAGTTCAACCAGCAAATCAAATAAGCTTCAACACtagaaatgataataataatcagATAACGAGCAAAATTTCAAgccaaaattaattataattatatacttaatgtTTCAGTATCATGCAACCACATCATTCTATACATTGATGAACGAAGAATATGCAGCAAAACAGCATATCACCTTACGTTCACTACTTTGCACAGTGAAAGGACTGTTCTTAACGTCAATATACTCAACATCTTCTTGGAACAGTTCTGCACCCCAACGTTCAGCTTGTCTTCGCATCCTAGGTAGCAAAAAAGTCAACGTTCTATACATCAGTCCGGGAAGCTaaaaacaaatttcacataCAAGAACAAGAGAAGagatttcctttttttcttttttttggtttcattaCCTGTCCATCAAATCTGGACCAGTTATTCCTTCTGGAAAACCCGGAAAGTTCTCCACTTCTGTGGTTGTCATTAACTGTCCACCTGGAACACCACCAACTTGGTATCCCTCAAACACCACAGGCTTTAAATTGGCACGAGCTGCATATATTGCAGCTGTATATCCAGCTGGACCTGAACCTATTATTACCACATTTTCAACACCTTTACCTgcaagaagagaaacaaaacagataaaaaaaatctcaataataCCTTTAGTTTTACAACTATTACaaacaacaaaagcaaattCATTCTTGCCAAGAGACACTTGTAATTGACAAAGGTGCCTAAAAGCATGggtagaaaattaaaatggatCCAGTTGACAGAAAAGATGTAACTAGATAGGTTATCACCACACATACACGAAGGTTGATGTTACTATGCCCAAATCAAAGGTAATAATATGAAGTGACTAATTAATTTACAATCTTCTTGATTTAAAAGATCATAGAAGAGAACAATTTTCAGAATAAATCCTGGGCAATTTTCATTCAACCGTTCTACTTAATAACATCTAGACCCAAATTATTACAAAACCAGTGAAATTTCCCTTTCAATCGTAAAATCATCATATATATCCTCTAAATTGACAAAAATCTTCTAGAAGTTTCATGAAATTATCATCTGTATTTTACCCAAACCTCGTAGCATTCCAGTTGTCACAAGCTCCCtccattttcataaatttaactTATCCGTATACAAACTAAACCTCTCAAACTCAATGAACTCATTCatgtatgaataaaaaaatctcaaatcgCATAACTTATATTCATTCTATGTTCTTTATTAAACTTTCAAAGATTAAATGAGCTACCtcttacattaattaaaaaatttaatagtcaCCCGCATTACTAAAACTAGTAAGCTTATTAGCAGAAATAGAATAAGAATGATTTGAGATAGACCTGGAGAGGAAGGAGAGTCGGTGTCGATGGAGTAAGCTCTGAGACGGAGACTTGTAGTGGAAAGCGAGTGGAGTGGGAGGGAGCGTCGGCGAGTGGAGAAGGGTTTGAGGAGGAGGAGAGAGTGAGAAGGGTGAGGTGGAGAGAGAGTGAGTGTGGACATGGCAACTGGGTAGTGATGGTGAGTATGAGTCGGCACGGTCCCGATTCCGACGCCTATCCTTGAAGAGGCAGCCATTTTGTTTCAGACCATACAATTTTAAGCTTGTAAGTTATACCACCAGTTAAAATGCCTTCAACATTTTTGCGGAAGATGTGCACACGCGCTTCTCTTTTATCCCTAATGACTCcaatgtattatatttatttgtttttcttttttatttattaaattaaaattttatatatatatatgtaaagagagagagagatagagagagaaagagagagagagagagacaaaggactattttctattCAAGTTTTAATATTCGGACAAAACAAATCCACACTCacaatgtttgaaaaatttaaaatttcatttatatccgtttattaaaattttttattaaagataaaggtaaaattataattttatcaataaaattaaaaaacataaaattcaacatttcttctctaaagttttaaaaactaatacatTTACTtctgtttaaagttttttaattttaaaaagtaatatttacccctcctcaaacctagggtttataTTTTTCCCCTCTTCAACCACCAGTGACGATGCTTTTGCCTAAGGATACATCAAGCAATGCATTTTTATCCCTCACCCTCTTTAGCGTACAATGAAGATGCATCAATTCTAGAATAATCGATGAAGACGACTCTTCATTGATTCTTTTGAAATTGACGAAAATGCATCTTCGTCACACGCCAGAGAGGATGAGAGATGAAGACGTGGTCAATGTGGCTAAAAATCCTTAATGGCAAATTAATCCTAGAGGGAGGTGAATatgagtattaaaaatttaaccataaaattactaaatgaaatttttaatcaaatttccacaaacaacaatcaaataattaacCAAAGCATACAGTGAAAAAGGGAGTTTAGAGAATGCTCAGAATTTTTAGAGTGATTTGAAGCTTTTTATCTCAAGCCTTCTACACCCACTTCTTCAAGCAACCGGCTTGAAGTTTCTATTTGAATCACTTCCAAAATACACTAGTTGAATCAGATTATGCCTTTTTTACAATAGTATATGAGATTTTACCCAAGCATAATTAGAAAGAAGATTTAGAAGTAGAATGTGTCTCTAATAggatgattttattaatttgtagaAGTGTTTCTCTTAACGATATGAGTTTTTTGGTTTCTTGAGAGAGATTGAGatgatgattttttaatgttttgaatATGTTTTCTAACCCTTTTTTACTTCAATCTAACTTGTGTATATAGCCTTGAGACTTGAAAGATCTGTTGGAATAATTTTACTAATCGTTGACttgtgaaaatgacattttaaccttGAAAACGCGAATGGATAGGTGTTTTCTTCTGAAAGACGGGCATCCTCTTACACATCCTTACTTTGGCAATTTCAAAATAGTAATCCAATGATCGAATTTTTGAAATGCGTACATCCCTCTTTTCGAGATGGGTGTCTTgtcttgttttttaaaattctagagAGCATCAAACATGAGAGGATGGGTAAGGGACAGACATAAAGGCGAGCATCCCAATGTGTTGACTTTGTTGATCATCCCAATTTTACTTATGAATGCATTAGAGAAGGGAATGGGCATCTCATGGTCATCTTCTAGTATGGGATGAATATCCCTTAACTTAAGACAAGCGTCCTTGatcattttgtaaaaaaattcccTAGAGCTCCAATCTTCTAAGGGCAGGCATAAGACGATCACATAAACTAATGTCCTATTTAGGATGGGCATCCttaacttgaaaaattaaacatttacaTTTCACCCATCTTTCGATCATTGCAATGTTATGTCATGGACTTTATTAtctcaataaatattaattaacaatttacaCTTAGTTTTAACATAATCAAAACACTTGGGGTCTAATAATCTCCCTTTTTTGCTTAACGACAAAACTTAATGTTTAagtatcaaaaaattaatttagagaGTTTGAAAACCTTTAAAAGCAATTCAAAGCTCCTCCTCATTTTAGCAatacaaatcaatttgaaaaattaacacttttaatcttattttatttcagtttgtTTAAACCATAAACTCATTTAACCAAacttatttaaactttttttccaAAAGAAGTCACATAAGTCATTATCATTTAAAACAACCAATCTCTCCCTCTTTTTAtcataaatcaaaaaataattttgacagagtttcctttgttttttgaatatcccaaaatgacaaacaaaagaaagaaacattatCAATATCAATCAACGTCAATCAACCAACTTCTCActatcatcatcaacatcaacGAACCAAATTCtcaatatcatcatcaacaacaaatccATAATATCCATGATATGAATCATAACATagcatcataaaaaaaattgttaatatcCATATAAGCAAACAAAATGAGATAAACATAAGAACAAAGCAATATAATGaaacataaaccaaaatatGCATTAATACATGTTCCTCAAAAGACTATGCAAAATGATGATGCAATGAGATGTAAAATGTATGAAGGAAGAATCATGGTTCATCATCTGAAGGTGGAGGCATATTGCTAAAACTACGGTGACAATCACAAATATGCTATTGAAAGAGATATTTCATGGAATTGAGATGATGATCATAACTTTGCATATTAGTACATGTAAAACACTTTATAACCCATAGAAATCACTCTACAATCCATGCATATCATGACGCAACCTAAGTAGTGATTTATTTATAGAGCTCATAAACCCAAACACACGATCCTAAATGGTAGATGACTCGGTATCTGAAAATGACTTGTGGCAAGGACATATCCACGTATAAGAAGAACCCAAATGATGGGAGTAAGTTCCTCTTCTTAAAAAGTAGCGAGTTGAGGATTCAGTCGAGCAGTTGTGCAAATTGGTTGGGTTGAGGCTAAATAAGCTGCCACCCACCTTGAGGAAGGTGGCAGATCATTTGCATCTATAAAAGTGTATCAAATCCAATGTAGTCCCTCTTAGTAAAGTTTTTCAGATATGATTTGTCATTGTCTCGCAATTAGAGCCCTAAACCCTTAGCAATCATAGTGACAATAGTGTCAAACTCAATAATTACCTTTATGACATTTTTAATCGAACTGATCTTAACAATAATCCAATGAGTAATATCTACCTTATGACCATGGAGGACTACATCCAATAGAACAAGATCCTTTAATGTCACTTGATCATTTGATTGATCATGTGCATTTAGGGTATAAGTTATCATACGATGAATAATCTGCATGATTGGATTATGCAATGCACTCGACTTAATGGTCTTTCTATATGCCTTAACATCATCTAATGGTTCCCAAGCTACTTGAGCATCAAAATCAGCGAGGACATTCAATAACCCTCATTATCACACTCAAGCCACCGAGCTAAGTCTTCCAATTTCACATTAAAATACCTTCCctttaaccaaaatttcaaattgtagTTAGTGAGTTCACCCCGAGATCCTTTAGATAATTCTAAGCTACTATAAAAGTCATATACCCATGATTCAAAGTAATAAGtatcaatttaaaacaattttgccCAATCAACACCATATATAAATCCAAAGAGATCATCCCAAAGACCAAGTACGTGTAAAACTTGTTCTTTTATAACTAGACTTGAAATAATGTTATGCATTGTGAGCTTCTCAATGGTGTTCTTATGCGTTTGATTTCGAATGGGAATTCCACAAATCTTAGTATGACGACTTCCCTAGGGTAGACTTTTTGGTGCCATAGGTGATGAAAATAGCTTAAAACCAACTCAAAACTAGAGGAAATCAATAAAACCATGGTAGAGGATGATGATGAATGGCAGTTGAATCTTGACCAAATGAATGAATGCCAAAATATCGTGCAAAATATGGAAGAAATGATAAGGATGCTATATATGATAATGAAACATGCAAGATGTCATCGACAAAGTTGATTTGAGCAACAAATGATGTATAAAACGATAGAGAATCACGATAGTTGTCATAAAAAATAGGTGGAAAAAGTACTATGGTAGGTTTTATGTGACAGCAGTGgtcaaaatagtcattttaggCTATAACAAGTGTAGGGGAAGAGGGTCCTTGGGTGAGGGTGGTTGGGAAAAATGTTGAATAAAGTTaaggtttttgttttatataactCGAGGGACCACTATTCCACCAAGTGGGACAtagatctttttcttttttttttaaaagaaaatgacttATGCGTAaccattacaaaaaaaaaaaaaaaaagtaataagcATCCCtccctttttttgaatttacaaaaaaaatgacATATGGGACAACTATTACACAAAATGGGATAGACGTCTCGTGCCTGAAATCTAGTTTCTTTGTAGAAATCATTTGTGTAATACATATGcaatttgaatcaaaacacCTCAAGAAATGATTCTTggatatttttatcatttttagaatattttcaATATGTTCCACTATTGAAATGACTtggatattaatgaaaatacataGTGTAACATATTTATCGTAAACACATATTGCAACCTTAGCATTTACAACCACATACAAGCATGTCAAAGTGATATGTGACATGCAactaaatgtcataaatatgcaATGTCACACAAATCCATATCTATATGCATAAATGTGCATTTAGTCATGCTATGtgcatatatacaaatacataaGTGCAAAAGCATGTCAATCATTAGCAAAACCATCCAAATATATCATAATCAACATGTTAAGCATATACATGTATTAAACAAGCACAAAATCACCAATATTCATTCTTAAGCATATCAAGTTCTATTACCCTATTAGCATACCAACTAAATACAAAACACcatcatatcaaataaacataataaaaacaaGCCAGTATATTGTCACAAATGTCATTTCAATCATGTTTCAAGACATATCAAAGGTCATGCACTTACTTGATTTGCATTGTTCATCCTAAACTTTCTTCAAATATAGCAAAATCTTTCCTTATCAAAAGGCTTAgttaaaatatcaacaaattgataattagtatcaataaattcaattcaaatatcacCCTTGCTAACATGATTATGCAAGAAATAAGATCTAATATCTATATGCTTTTTTTTAGAGTGCAAGATAGAATTTTTGAAATGTTTGAATAACACTTGTATTCTTACAAAATATAAAGATGTTTTTCgtttcaaaaccaaaatctaaAAGTTGTTGTCTCATCTATAAAAGTTCTACACAACAACTAGCCATAGATACATATTCAACTTTCATAGTAGATGTTGccattaaattttgtttctttggaaATCATGAGATAAACATAtttcctaaaaattaacaagtaccACTAGTGTTTTTCCTATCTATTAGACATCCTCTAAAATCTACATTTGAAAATGCTTATAATTCAAATGAGGATCCCTTAAGGTACCATAAACCAATATTTAGGGTTTTCTTAAGATATCTTATGATTCGTTTAAAGACATTTAGATGCAATTTCTCAAGATTCATTGAAAATAGGCACGcatgcatacactaaacatgatatcAAGCCTAGATGCAGTTAAATACAATAATGCACCTATCATCTTCTATATATTTTGGTTTCAACGCTTTTACCTCTTTCATCCGTATCTAATTTGAGTCAGGTGCTCATAAGTGTGGGTTGCTCTTTGGCTTCTTGCATGTTGAACTTTTTAAGAAGGTCTTTGACATCTTGGTTTGGTTGAGCGAAAttccttcttttgtttatttgatttgtagTCCAAGGAAGTAGTTAAGCTtccccatcatgctcatttcaaattcacttTGCATTGTCTTAGAAAAAAACTCTACAAAAAGACTCATTAATCGCATCGACAATaatgtcatcaatataaatttgaataactaAGATATCTTGcatttgtctttttataaataaggtaGTATCcactttttcttttgaaaaactatttttaattaagaaaagacttaatctttcataccaagctctaagagcttgttttaaaccatataaagtttttcttagtttaaaaacgTGATTTagaaattcatgattttcaaaactaggaggttgttcaacataaacctcctcttgaataaaaccattttaaaatgtattttttaacatctatttaaaaatgtttgaaatttaaataacatgcaCATGCAAGCAACATCCTAATTGCTTCTAGTCTCACTACGGGTGTATAGGTTTCATCAAAATTGATACTTTCCTCTTGAAAGTACCTTGGACGATTAATGTTGCCTTGTTTTGAACAACTCTTGACTCATCCACTCTGTTTCGGTATACCTATTT includes:
- the LOC123226213 gene encoding thioredoxin reductase NTRC-like, whose product is MAASSRIGVGIGTVPTHTHHHYPVAMSTLTLSPPHPSHSLLLLKPFSTRRRSLPLHSLSTTSLRLRAYSIDTDSPSSPGKGVENVVIIGSGPAGYTAAIYAARANLKPVVFEGYQVGGVPGGQLMTTTEVENFPGFPEGITGPDLMDRMRRQAERWGAELFQEDVEYIDVKNSPFTVQSSERKVQCHSIVYATGATAKRLRLPREDEFWSRGISACAICDGASPLFKGQVLGVVGGGDTATEEAIYLTKYARHVHLLVRKDQLRASKAMQDRVFNNPNITVHFNTETVDVVSNMKGQMSGILLRKVDTGEESVLEAKGLFYGIGHSPNSQLLEGQVELDSAGYVVVEEGTAKTSVEGVFAAGDVQDHEWRQAITAAGSGCVAALSVERYLVRSNLLIEFHQPQTEEPKKELSDRDVQEGFDISRTEHRGQYALRKLYHESPRLICVLYTAPTCGPCRTLKPILSKVIDEFDQNVHFVEIDIEEDPEIAEAAGIMGTPCVQFFKNKEMIRSVSGVKMKKEYREFIEANK